A single window of Pieris rapae chromosome 4, ilPieRapa1.1, whole genome shotgun sequence DNA harbors:
- the LOC110998783 gene encoding putative inorganic phosphate cotransporter isoform X1 — MPEEYTEVQSHEICGDERVIPLKYGFGVRHVQALVIFTTHTLAFLARGHLGATIVSMTNKIETAGITPNITDINQVNTTLDHLIINSEETIYRTYQWPKSTQEVVLSSFFLGYSIMTFVSGIICQKWGGKIPIQISMFVNGIVSLLSPWVVAWGGWKALSICRILQGISQGGMMPGIHTLLANWVPLNERASLSSYSYTGSGLGTVMGFQFSGVLAYSRYGWPSTFWTIGVLCLLGFALITFFGAATPMKHKRISEEERNYIIGGSGYGTHTQPKVPWKAILTSTHVLAAILSHICNILCYTFLFMQMPTYMYAILKVNIKNSGILSSLPFLGVIIMCIVTGYLSDLLINKKIITVKNARRLANSVASIVPAIALCFVSYTKSVTVAVILFVIAIGVQATMHSGWLVNYIDLSPNYSGILMAIGNGSANLMCVLILPVMVSNIVKDVTNQIEWRIMMYLMAAINLFGNIIFVILISTEVQPWNEEKCKGDPRTQDETIALQG, encoded by the exons ATGCCCGAAGAATACACAGAAGTACAAAGTCATGAAATTTGTGGTG atgaGAGAGTGATTCCACTAAAATATGGGTTCGGAGTTCGACACGTTCAAGCTCTCGTTATTTTTACCACACACACACTAGCATTTTTGGCTAGAGGACATTTAGGTGCGACTATTGTATCGatgacaaataaaattgaaactgCAGGTATAACACCAAACATTACAGACATTAATCAAGTAAATACAACATTAGATCATCTGATTATAAATTCTGAAGAAACAATTTATAGA ACCTACCAATGGCCAAAATCGACGCAAGAAGTGGTTCTATCCTCATTTTTCCTTGGATACTCAATTATGACGTTTGTTAGTGGTATAATTTGTCAAAAGTGGGGCGGCAAAATTCCTATACAAATCTCCATGTTTGTGAATGGGATTGTGTCTCTACTGTCACCGTGGGTGGTGGCTTGG GGTGGTTGGAAAGCGTTATCAATATGTCGTATATTACAAGGTATTTCCCAGGGCGGCATGATGCCTGGCATACATACGCTTTTGGCTAACTGGGTTCCACTCAACGAGCGAGCCAGTCTTAGCAGCTATTCTTATACgg gttCAGGATTAGGCACTGTAATGGGTTTCCAATTCAGTGGTGTTCTGGCTTACAGTCGTTACGGCTGGCCTTCAACCTTCTGGACTATAGGTGTGCTTTGCCTGCTTGGGTTCGCTCTCATAACCTTCTTTGGAGCTGCCACGCCGATGAAGCACAAGAGAATTTCAGAAGAAGAGCGAAACTATATTATTGGTGGTTCTGGGTACGGAACCCACAct CAACCCAAAGTTCCATGGAAAGCGATACTTACATCAACTCATGTTTTAGCGGCGATTTTAAGCCATATatgcaatatattatgttatacatTCTTATTCATGCAAATGCCAACATATATGTATGCCATCttgaaagtaaatataaaaaat AGCGGTATACTATCGTCTCTACCTTTCCTTGGCGTTATTATCATGTGCATTGTTACTGGATATTTATCAGatcttttgataaataaaaagattataaCAGTTAAAAATGCAAGACGGCTTGCAAATTCCGTAG CTTCAATCGTACCAGCTATAGCACTTTGCTTTGTATCCTACACCAAGTCTGTGACTGTCGCCGTTATATTGTTTGTCATAGCTATAGGTGTGCAAGCTACTATGCATTCCGGGTGGTTG GTGAACTACATAGATCTATCTCCGAACTACAGTGGAATTCTAATGGCCATTGGAAATGGTTCAGCGAATTTAATGTGTGTCCTAATATTGCCTGTAATGGTCTCAAATATCGTGAAGGATGTC aCAAATCAGATAGAATGGAGAATTATGATGTATTTAATGGCTGCAATCAATCTTTTtggcaatataatttttgttatacttATATCAACTGAAGTACAGCCATGGAATGAAGAAAAGTGCAAAG gtgaTCCTCGCACTCAAGATGAAACAATTGCTCTACAgggttaa
- the LOC110998783 gene encoding putative inorganic phosphate cotransporter isoform X2 produces the protein MPEEYTEVQSHEICGDERVIPLKYGFGVRHVQALVIFTTHTLAFLARGHLGATIVSMTNKIETAGITPNITDINQVNTTLDHLIINSEETIYRTYQWPKSTQEVVLSSFFLGYSIMTFVSGIICQKWGGKIPIQISMFVNGIVSLLSPWVVAWGGWKALSICRILQGISQGGMMPGIHTLLANWVPLNERASLSSYSYTGSGLGTVMGFQFSGVLAYSRYGWPSTFWTIGVLCLLGFALITFFGAATPMKHKRISEEERNYIIGGSGYGTHTQPKVPWKAILTSTHVLAAILSHICNILCYTFLFMQMPTYMYAILKVNIKNSGILSSLPFLGVIIMCIVTGYLSDLLINKKIITVKNARRLANSVASIVPAIALCFVSYTKSVTVAVILFVIAIGVQATMHSGWLYFR, from the exons ATGCCCGAAGAATACACAGAAGTACAAAGTCATGAAATTTGTGGTG atgaGAGAGTGATTCCACTAAAATATGGGTTCGGAGTTCGACACGTTCAAGCTCTCGTTATTTTTACCACACACACACTAGCATTTTTGGCTAGAGGACATTTAGGTGCGACTATTGTATCGatgacaaataaaattgaaactgCAGGTATAACACCAAACATTACAGACATTAATCAAGTAAATACAACATTAGATCATCTGATTATAAATTCTGAAGAAACAATTTATAGA ACCTACCAATGGCCAAAATCGACGCAAGAAGTGGTTCTATCCTCATTTTTCCTTGGATACTCAATTATGACGTTTGTTAGTGGTATAATTTGTCAAAAGTGGGGCGGCAAAATTCCTATACAAATCTCCATGTTTGTGAATGGGATTGTGTCTCTACTGTCACCGTGGGTGGTGGCTTGG GGTGGTTGGAAAGCGTTATCAATATGTCGTATATTACAAGGTATTTCCCAGGGCGGCATGATGCCTGGCATACATACGCTTTTGGCTAACTGGGTTCCACTCAACGAGCGAGCCAGTCTTAGCAGCTATTCTTATACgg gttCAGGATTAGGCACTGTAATGGGTTTCCAATTCAGTGGTGTTCTGGCTTACAGTCGTTACGGCTGGCCTTCAACCTTCTGGACTATAGGTGTGCTTTGCCTGCTTGGGTTCGCTCTCATAACCTTCTTTGGAGCTGCCACGCCGATGAAGCACAAGAGAATTTCAGAAGAAGAGCGAAACTATATTATTGGTGGTTCTGGGTACGGAACCCACAct CAACCCAAAGTTCCATGGAAAGCGATACTTACATCAACTCATGTTTTAGCGGCGATTTTAAGCCATATatgcaatatattatgttatacatTCTTATTCATGCAAATGCCAACATATATGTATGCCATCttgaaagtaaatataaaaaat AGCGGTATACTATCGTCTCTACCTTTCCTTGGCGTTATTATCATGTGCATTGTTACTGGATATTTATCAGatcttttgataaataaaaagattataaCAGTTAAAAATGCAAGACGGCTTGCAAATTCCGTAG CTTCAATCGTACCAGCTATAGCACTTTGCTTTGTATCCTACACCAAGTCTGTGACTGTCGCCGTTATATTGTTTGTCATAGCTATAGGTGTGCAAGCTACTATGCATTCCGGGTGGTTG tatttcagGTGA
- the LOC110998787 gene encoding putative inorganic phosphate cotransporter, giving the protein MEKNDNNEKTDLEVRKMEISVTKEFKVAGWGYRHQQCVILFLTLTVAYSMRSCMGVALVAMTDVQESQVHVDIINGTITNSTDSNEESNLLHSWLLVPPYPRFKWPKKTQDAVLSSFFWGYMLTQIPAGQIAHFFGAKYMLFGALLINCFVSFCFPWAAFYGGWIVTALCRFLQGLSQACIMPGLHTFLGKWAPLEERGRLAGFAFGGQAIGTVLGLPITGFIASSSLGWPGIFRFYGVISGIVAIFIWWLAADSPGKHPKISFEERTYIEEALSQRPEDKKKVRAVPWKNILTCRGMYAIIIAHIGSAWGQLTLYSEVPAFMDKVMGVNIKANGLLTALPFLCMWFANFFFSWLTDMLIVKKILNVTHTRKFANSLGSIPAAIGLITLAYVPKNIYVVETLLIFICCFKSAASLGYHVNHIDISSNYAGTMMSLSNFGSNLVGSLAPLVAGYILTDVTDELLWRKIFFVAAGFYLFTNLFYVILGTGEKADWNDPPSEKDTENPQETVAMLNSNGKEEKKLSS; this is encoded by the exons ATGGAAAAGAATGATAATAACGAGAAAACTGATTTGGAAGTTCGAAAAATGGAAATTTCGGTAACCAAAGAATTcaaag TTGCAGGATGGGGTTACCGACACCAGCAATgtgtcatattatttttaacactaaCAGTAGCATATAGCATGCGATCATGTATGGGAGTAGCATTAGTAGCGATGACAGATGTACAGGAATCTCAAGTCCATGTGGATATAATAAATGGAACTATCACTAACTCAACTGACTCAAACGAAGAGTCTAACCTACTTCATAGTTGGTTACTCGTACCACCG tATCCCCGATTCAAGTGGCCTAAGAAAACGCAAGATGCAGTACTATCCTCATTTTTCTGGGGTTATATGTTGACACAGATCCCCGCAGGACAAATTGCACATTTCTTTGGCGCGAAATACATGTTATTTGGCGCTTTGCTTATTAACTGTTTCGTGTCATTTTGTTTTCCTTGGGCGGCTTTTTAT GGCGGATGGATCGTAACAGCATTATGCAGGTTTCTTCAAGGGTTGAGCCAAGCATGTATCATGCCTGGTCTTCATACGTTCCTTGGAAAATGGGCTCCATTAGAAGAGAGGGGACGATTGGCCGGATTTGCTTTTGGAg gtcAAGCAATCGGAACAGTTTTAGGACTACCGATAACTGGATTCATTGCATCATCCTCCCTGGGCTGGCCTGGTATCTTTAGATTTTATGGTGTCATTTCTGGCATTgtagctatttttatttggtgGCTCGCAGCAGATTCTCCGGGTAAACATCCGAAGATCTCTTTTGAAGAACGCACTTACATTGAGGAAGCTCTCAGCCAAAGACCTGAAGACAAAAAA aaaGTACGTGCTGTGCcatggaaaaatattttaacatgtcGTGGGATGTATGCTATTATCATAGCGCATATAGGAAGTGCGTGGGGACAGCTAACATTATACTCAGAAGTTCCAGCCTTCATGGACAAAGTCATGGGTGTCAACATAAAAGCG AATGGGCTTCTCACAGCTCTTCCGTTCCTTTGCATGTGGTTCGCTAACTTTTTCTTCAGTTGGCTGACGGATATGCTAATTGTTAAGAAGATATTAAATGTCACACACACAAGAAAATTTGCTAATAGTTTAG GATCTATTCCAGCGGCCATTGGGTTAATTACCCTAGCTTACGTACCGAAGAATATATATGTGGTCGAGACTCTTTTGATCTTTATCTGTTGTTTCAAAAGTGCAGCTAGTTTGGGTTATCAT GTAAACCACATTGATATTTCAAGCAATTACGCTGGCACTATGATGAGTCTCAGCAACTTCGGATCCAATTTGGTAGGCTCTCTTGCTCCTCTTGTAGCAGGCTACATACTTACGGACGTG ACGGATGAACTACTGTGGAGGAAAATCTTTTTTGTGGCAGCTGGATTCTACCTCTTCACGAATCTATTTTATGTGATTCTCGGAACTGGAGAGAAGGCAGATTGGAATGACCCTCCTAGCGAAAAAGATACAGAGAACCCTCAAGAAACCGTGGCCATGCTTAACTCAAATGgaaaagaagagaaaaaattgAGTTCCTAA